One window of the Sphaerochaeta associata genome contains the following:
- a CDS encoding tripartite tricarboxylate transporter substrate binding protein → MKKALMVVLSILMACSLLFAAGSSEAAVAADLKWPERPIQVYVGANAGGGIDTAARLMGKYLEKELGATIVVSNMSGGAGSIAATKVKESKPDGYTMLVCHEALLTNKISGITDFDYGAFTSGGIALKVFTTCLLSRDYKSFDELLAAAKSNPGKIKFGTEAATNDTHIIAMMQKEFGTKIQIVDSGAISNQIASMMGGHIDFMKSPVGLVKDYVRTGEFNLLGFFNDNRNSDYPDIPTLKEKGLPFVVDKFFYAGFPKGTPNEIIEKFSSALERVSQNPEFIADAKKIDYAVEYVSPAEIPAYFEAAKKNLVEYQKIYDEVMGN, encoded by the coding sequence ATGAAAAAGGCATTGATGGTAGTACTGAGCATTCTTATGGCGTGTTCCCTTCTTTTTGCTGCAGGTTCCTCTGAAGCTGCTGTAGCTGCTGATTTGAAATGGCCTGAAAGACCGATTCAGGTGTATGTGGGAGCTAATGCAGGTGGGGGAATCGATACTGCAGCACGTCTTATGGGAAAGTATCTTGAGAAAGAACTTGGTGCAACAATCGTAGTTTCGAATATGTCCGGTGGAGCCGGAAGCATCGCTGCAACGAAGGTAAAGGAGTCCAAGCCCGATGGTTATACTATGCTGGTCTGTCATGAAGCTCTGCTTACCAACAAGATCAGTGGTATTACAGATTTTGACTATGGTGCTTTTACTAGTGGCGGCATTGCCTTGAAAGTGTTCACAACCTGTCTCTTGAGCAGGGATTACAAATCTTTCGATGAACTGTTGGCTGCTGCCAAGAGTAATCCTGGAAAAATTAAGTTCGGAACAGAAGCGGCAACCAATGATACTCATATCATTGCTATGATGCAAAAGGAATTCGGTACTAAAATTCAGATTGTTGACTCTGGTGCCATTTCAAACCAGATAGCTTCGATGATGGGTGGCCATATCGATTTCATGAAGTCACCTGTTGGTTTGGTAAAGGATTATGTGAGAACTGGTGAATTCAATTTGCTTGGATTCTTCAATGATAACAGGAACTCAGATTATCCTGATATTCCTACCCTGAAGGAAAAAGGACTTCCCTTTGTCGTGGATAAGTTCTTCTATGCAGGATTCCCAAAAGGGACTCCCAATGAGATTATCGAAAAATTCTCTTCTGCTCTCGAAAGAGTCTCTCAGAATCCAGAATTCATTGCAGATGCCAAAAAAATTGACTACGCAGTTGAATATGTGAGTCCTGCTGAGATCCCGGCTTATTTTGAAGCAGCAAAAAAGAATCTTGTTGAGTATCAGAAGATCTATGACGAGGTCATGGGCAACTAA
- a CDS encoding tripartite tricarboxylate transporter TctB family protein: MNSKKYNNLISGLVVMVLGVAYYIQSFSIRVTRVGGDYNSRMFPQLIAIVFIVMGLLLALRNVRSLFERPTVQDQPDTGAVAAKISFWALHKKVIIIFLISFAYVGLMMVFGYLIATPIFMFCFMLILTPKTLNHRFVFNIVLSLASSFLFYVMFRYGFTMILPKGIF, translated from the coding sequence ATGAATAGCAAGAAATATAATAATCTAATTTCTGGACTAGTTGTTATGGTATTAGGAGTTGCATATTATATCCAATCCTTCTCCATTCGTGTTACACGTGTTGGGGGTGACTACAACTCCCGGATGTTCCCCCAACTAATCGCTATCGTATTCATCGTGATGGGGCTCCTTCTGGCTCTTCGAAATGTGCGTTCTCTTTTCGAGAGACCAACTGTTCAAGATCAGCCGGATACAGGGGCGGTGGCTGCAAAAATATCTTTTTGGGCACTCCATAAGAAAGTGATAATCATCTTTTTGATTTCTTTTGCCTATGTAGGATTGATGATGGTTTTCGGATACCTGATTGCTACTCCGATATTTATGTTTTGCTTCATGCTGATTTTGACTCCCAAGACACTGAACCATAGGTTTGTGTTCAATATTGTGCTTTCTCTCGCTTCATCCTTTCTGTTTTATGTAATGTTCCGCTATGGATTCACCATGATTCTTCCGAAAGGCATTTTTTAA
- a CDS encoding cyclase family protein codes for MKPYKVIDLSKILDPATETRRCKIRRFNTGGPIPDFHTDMDLTTHLGTHVETPYHHNDNWKDVVQLPIEHFLGRCVYLNFTHLAPNSYITADDLEKVCRGRVGKNDVVILDSPHKLPPFTPKTNTAEDKRLFISRETAQWLADIGVKCVGFGDGVSIENSNKDVCAFHDVLMEQDVTFLEVLKNLDQLSEEVFFIAFLPLPIKGIDSSPVRVVAIEGLPGFGA; via the coding sequence GGCGGTGTAAAATCCGTAGGTTCAACACTGGTGGACCAATTCCTGATTTTCATACAGATATGGATCTCACAACTCACCTTGGAACCCATGTGGAGACTCCCTATCATCACAATGATAATTGGAAGGATGTCGTTCAGCTTCCCATCGAGCATTTCCTTGGGCGCTGTGTATATTTGAATTTCACTCATCTTGCTCCCAATTCCTATATTACAGCAGACGATCTCGAGAAGGTCTGCAGAGGAAGGGTGGGTAAGAATGATGTTGTGATTCTCGATTCTCCCCATAAGCTTCCCCCCTTCACACCGAAGACCAATACTGCAGAAGACAAGCGTCTCTTTATTAGCAGAGAGACTGCTCAGTGGCTAGCCGATATCGGCGTGAAATGCGTGGGTTTCGGCGACGGGGTTTCCATCGAAAACTCGAATAAAGATGTCTGTGCATTCCACGATGTATTGATGGAACAAGATGTGACGTTTTTGGAAGTGCTGAAAAATCTCGACCAACTTAGCGAAGAGGTGTTTTTCATTGCATTTTTACCGCTTCCGATCAAGGGTATTGATTCAAGTCCAGTTCGTGTTGTCGCAATTGAAGGTTTGCCTGGATTTGGCGCCTGA